From Nitrospirota bacterium, the proteins below share one genomic window:
- a CDS encoding DegQ family serine endoprotease, with the protein MKRPLQYRFGAIAGAAALSAVLLWSGHVAPASHASSPAASITQPPANGFAEVAKSVTPAVVNITTAVSEKISDSRDMPWPFGPRSHRGPEPPFDPRERRGGGMGSGVIVTPDGYIITNNHVVDGAKELTVTLPDKREFTGKIVGVDPKTDLAVVKIDGQDLPSVPWGDSSKLQVGEYVLAIGNPFGLNSTVTLGIVSALGRGRMGITQYEDFIQTDAAINPGNSGGALVNTKGELVGINTAIFSQTGGYQGVGFAVPTAMAKPVYESLVKTGRVVRGYLGIGIQDLTRDLSQSFGLKDAKGALVSEVKEDSPADQAGLKQGDVIIGYQGSPVEDAVGLQRLVTRTAVGTKATVKVMRDGREKELTVTIGEQPDTVRAAKAETGQAEGALAGLTVQDLDRQTARELGLQGKMQGVVVTSVEPDSGAERAGLMPGDVIREINRQPVKSVKDFEKVSAHLKKGERVLFLINRQGASLFLSVKV; encoded by the coding sequence ATGAAGCGACCGTTGCAGTATAGATTCGGGGCGATCGCCGGAGCGGCGGCCCTGAGCGCAGTTTTGCTCTGGAGCGGACACGTAGCGCCTGCTTCACATGCATCGTCTCCGGCGGCTTCCATTACGCAACCGCCCGCGAACGGCTTTGCGGAAGTCGCCAAGTCCGTGACCCCGGCCGTCGTCAACATCACCACAGCCGTGTCGGAAAAAATCTCGGACTCCCGCGACATGCCTTGGCCCTTCGGACCGCGCAGCCACCGCGGACCGGAACCTCCATTCGACCCGCGTGAACGCCGCGGCGGTGGTATGGGGTCCGGCGTGATCGTGACCCCGGACGGCTATATCATCACCAACAACCACGTGGTGGACGGGGCGAAAGAATTGACGGTGACCCTGCCGGACAAGCGGGAGTTTACAGGCAAGATCGTCGGGGTCGATCCGAAAACGGACCTGGCGGTCGTGAAGATCGACGGGCAGGATCTGCCCTCTGTGCCCTGGGGCGATTCGTCCAAGTTGCAGGTCGGCGAGTACGTCCTGGCGATCGGCAATCCCTTCGGCCTGAACTCTACCGTAACGCTCGGCATCGTGAGCGCGCTGGGCCGCGGCCGCATGGGCATCACCCAATACGAGGACTTCATCCAGACCGACGCGGCCATCAATCCGGGGAACTCCGGCGGGGCGTTGGTCAACACCAAAGGAGAACTGGTCGGGATCAACACAGCCATCTTCTCGCAGACCGGCGGCTACCAAGGCGTCGGGTTTGCCGTGCCGACGGCCATGGCCAAGCCCGTGTACGAAAGTCTGGTCAAGACCGGCCGGGTCGTCCGCGGCTACCTGGGCATCGGCATCCAGGACCTGACGCGGGACCTCAGCCAATCGTTCGGGCTGAAGGACGCGAAGGGCGCGCTGGTCAGCGAGGTGAAGGAAGACAGCCCGGCGGACCAAGCGGGGCTCAAGCAGGGTGATGTGATCATCGGGTATCAGGGCTCCCCGGTCGAGGACGCCGTGGGGCTGCAGCGGCTGGTCACGAGAACCGCCGTCGGGACGAAGGCGACGGTGAAGGTCATGCGCGACGGCCGGGAGAAGGAGCTGACGGTCACGATCGGCGAGCAACCGGACACGGTCAGGGCCGCGAAGGCGGAGACCGGGCAGGCGGAGGGGGCGTTGGCCGGCCTCACCGTGCAGGACCTGGATCGGCAGACCGCGCGCGAACTGGGCCTTCAGGGCAAGATGCAGGGCGTCGTGGTGACGAGCGTCGAGCCGGACAGCGGCGCGGAGCGAGCAGGCCTGATGCCGGGCGATGTGATCCGGGAGATCAACCGGCAGCCGGTCAAGTCGGTGAAGGACTTCGAGAAGGTTTCAGCCCATCTGAAGAAAGGCGAACGCGTCCTCTTTCTGATCAACCGGCAAGGCGCGTCATTGTTCTTGAGCGTGAAGGTGTGA
- a CDS encoding heavy metal sensor histidine kinase — translation MPLRVRLTLWYGTAMALFLTIFAVVLYTVMARSLKDQVDQSLEETATVAVRSLEQRGFLTLLDEEELLTQFPELARIDKFFQIFSPTGKITIRSPNIQRHDVPLSRTALEVAFTGKTTFESAKYPGEPPLRLVSVPILYRGSLVYIVQVGTSLESVEASLHRLLIMLLVTMPVALAVSLAGGWFLAGRALKPVDTITLAAQRIAAGDLTQRLTVPSSSDEIGRLAATFNDMIARLDASFRQIRQFSSDASHELRTPLTVMKGETELVLRRPRATEDYKMVLESNLEEIDRMSRIVEELLFLSRADLGEVKMESAPVRLEALVEDIQRQACLLGQEHHVEVVLGTVQPAAVLGDELRLRELLLNLVDNAVKYSKPGGKVEITLLTEGGEARLSILDQGIGIAPEAQKLIFDRFYRTDEARAHTKKGTGLGLSISAWIAEAHQGRIEVRSAPGEGSTFTVVLPLAPSAG, via the coding sequence ATGCCGCTTCGGGTCCGGCTCACGCTCTGGTACGGAACCGCGATGGCGCTGTTCCTGACGATCTTCGCCGTCGTGCTGTACACGGTCATGGCCCGGAGCCTCAAGGACCAGGTCGATCAGTCCCTGGAGGAGACGGCCACGGTCGCCGTGCGCTCGCTGGAGCAGCGCGGGTTCCTCACGCTGCTCGACGAGGAAGAGCTGCTCACTCAGTTCCCGGAGCTGGCGCGCATCGACAAATTCTTCCAGATCTTCAGCCCGACCGGCAAAATCACCATCCGATCCCCCAACATTCAGCGTCACGACGTCCCGCTCAGCCGGACCGCGCTCGAGGTTGCCTTCACCGGCAAGACGACGTTCGAATCCGCCAAGTACCCCGGGGAGCCGCCGCTCCGTCTGGTGTCCGTGCCGATTCTCTATCGCGGCAGCCTCGTCTATATCGTCCAGGTCGGCACCTCGCTGGAATCCGTCGAAGCGTCGCTGCACCGCTTGCTGATCATGCTGCTGGTCACGATGCCGGTCGCGCTGGCGGTGTCGCTGGCCGGCGGGTGGTTCCTCGCGGGACGGGCCCTCAAGCCGGTGGACACGATCACGTTGGCCGCGCAGCGGATCGCGGCCGGCGACCTGACCCAACGACTCACCGTGCCGTCCTCCTCGGACGAGATCGGGCGCCTCGCCGCCACGTTCAACGACATGATCGCCCGTCTCGACGCGTCGTTCCGCCAGATCCGCCAATTCAGCAGCGACGCCTCCCATGAGCTGCGGACGCCGCTGACGGTCATGAAGGGAGAAACGGAACTGGTGCTCCGCCGGCCGCGCGCGACGGAGGACTACAAGATGGTCCTCGAGAGCAACCTGGAGGAGATCGACCGGATGAGCCGCATCGTCGAGGAACTGCTGTTTCTCTCGCGGGCCGACCTGGGCGAGGTCAAGATGGAAAGCGCGCCTGTCCGGCTGGAAGCGCTGGTCGAAGACATCCAGCGACAGGCCTGCCTGCTGGGACAGGAACACCACGTGGAGGTCGTGCTCGGCACGGTCCAGCCCGCCGCCGTGCTGGGCGACGAGTTGCGTCTGCGCGAGCTGCTGCTGAACCTCGTAGACAACGCGGTCAAGTACTCCAAGCCCGGCGGCAAGGTGGAGATCACCCTCCTGACCGAGGGCGGCGAGGCCCGCCTGTCGATCCTCGATCAGGGCATCGGCATCGCCCCCGAGGCGCAGAAACTGATCTTCGACCGCTTCTACCGGACCGACGAAGCGCGGGCCCACACGAAGAAAGGCACCGGATTGGGTCTCTCGATCTCCGCCTGGATCGCGGAGGCCCACCAGGGCCGCATCGAAGTCAGGAGCGCGCCGGGCGAAGGGTCGACGTTCACCGTCGTGCTGCCGCTGGCTCCTTCCGCCGGTTAA
- a CDS encoding response regulator transcription factor — protein MRILVIEDEAKVASFIKRALEEESYAVDLCADGAQGLDLALSGSYDLIVIDLMLPGLPGLEVLKRLREEKIQAPVLILTAQSQVDQKVKGLDAGADDYLTKPFAIDELLARVRALFRRGAAEAPGVLQIDDLALNPATREVTRAGQRIDLTLKEYALLEYFMRHAGRVLTRPMISEHVWNQDFDTFTNVIDVYVNYLRNKIDRGRGRKLIHTVRGSGYMLKAD, from the coding sequence ATGCGTATCCTGGTGATCGAAGACGAAGCGAAGGTCGCCTCCTTCATCAAACGGGCGCTGGAGGAGGAGAGCTACGCGGTGGATCTCTGTGCCGACGGGGCACAGGGCCTCGACCTGGCCTTGAGCGGCAGCTACGACCTCATCGTCATCGATCTCATGCTGCCCGGCCTGCCGGGCCTGGAAGTGCTCAAGCGACTGCGCGAAGAGAAGATCCAGGCGCCGGTGCTGATTCTCACGGCCCAGTCGCAGGTGGATCAAAAGGTGAAGGGGCTGGACGCGGGCGCCGACGATTACCTGACGAAACCCTTCGCGATCGATGAACTGCTCGCGCGCGTCCGCGCGCTGTTCCGCCGCGGAGCCGCCGAAGCACCGGGCGTGCTGCAGATCGACGACCTCGCGCTCAATCCGGCCACGCGCGAAGTGACCCGCGCAGGCCAGCGCATCGACCTCACGCTCAAGGAATATGCCTTGCTCGAATACTTCATGCGTCACGCCGGTCGCGTGCTGACCAGGCCGATGATTTCCGAGCACGTCTGGAATCAGGACTTCGACACGTTCACCAACGTCATCGACGTCTACGTGAATTACCTCCGGAACAAAATCGACCGGGGGCGGGGACGCAAGCTCATCCACACCGTCCGCGGCAGCGGATACATGCTGAAGGCCGACTGA
- a CDS encoding FAD-binding protein, with protein MKVHDILIVGAGLAGMRAAIAAPSHLDVAVLSKVHPVRSHSVAAQGGINAAIGENDSWEAHAFDTAKGGLYLGDQDAIEAMCREAPGDILELERMGVIFSRNEQGEIAQRPFGGAGFPRTCYAADRTGHAILHAMYEQLLKRQIVVYEEWYVTSLIVEDGMCRGVVAWDLIHGGLHAIGAKAVILATGGSGRVFLTSTNAVINTGDGMALAYKAGAPLEDMEFVQFHPTTLKDTGILITEGARGEGGYLLNTLGERFMKKYAPEQMELATRSTVSLAIGREILEGRGVDGCVLLDLRHLGRERILERLPQIRELSIEFAGIDPIETPIPVRPGAHYQMGGVRTNQWAETEIPGLYAAGECACVSVHGANRLGGNSLLETIVFGRRAGAKAAEYVRQVKPRALSDATLRTEEARIRRLLLQHGAERAWQVREELGRVMSQNLGIFRTQKSMREAWDKVRELKVRASRVYVQDKGRIFNTDLIQALELESLVEIAETIVAGALAREESRGAHYRSDFPKRDDVNWLKHTLAYRTPDGPSLKYAPVTITRFPPKPA; from the coding sequence ATGAAAGTTCACGACATCCTGATCGTCGGCGCCGGTCTGGCCGGCATGCGGGCGGCCATCGCGGCGCCCTCCCACCTCGATGTCGCGGTCCTCTCGAAAGTCCATCCGGTCCGCAGCCACTCCGTCGCCGCTCAGGGCGGCATCAACGCGGCGATCGGCGAGAACGACTCCTGGGAGGCCCACGCCTTCGACACGGCGAAGGGCGGGCTCTATCTCGGCGATCAGGACGCGATCGAAGCCATGTGCCGGGAAGCGCCCGGCGACATCCTGGAATTGGAACGGATGGGTGTCATCTTCAGCCGCAACGAACAGGGCGAGATCGCGCAGCGCCCGTTCGGCGGAGCCGGATTTCCGCGCACCTGCTACGCCGCCGATCGCACGGGACACGCCATCCTGCATGCGATGTACGAGCAACTGCTGAAGCGACAGATTGTCGTCTATGAAGAATGGTACGTCACGTCGTTGATCGTCGAAGACGGCATGTGCCGCGGCGTGGTGGCCTGGGACCTGATTCACGGCGGACTGCACGCGATCGGCGCCAAGGCGGTGATCCTCGCCACCGGGGGGAGCGGCCGGGTCTTTCTCACCAGCACCAACGCGGTCATCAACACCGGCGACGGGATGGCGCTCGCGTACAAGGCCGGCGCGCCGCTCGAAGACATGGAGTTCGTGCAGTTCCACCCGACGACGCTCAAGGACACCGGCATCCTGATCACCGAAGGCGCGCGCGGCGAAGGAGGCTATCTCCTGAACACGCTCGGCGAACGGTTCATGAAAAAATACGCGCCCGAGCAGATGGAGCTGGCGACCCGCTCCACCGTCTCCCTGGCGATCGGCCGGGAAATCCTCGAAGGGCGAGGCGTGGACGGCTGCGTGCTGCTGGACCTGCGGCACCTCGGCCGCGAGCGGATTCTCGAGCGGTTGCCGCAGATTCGGGAGCTCTCCATCGAGTTTGCGGGGATCGATCCGATCGAAACGCCGATCCCGGTCCGGCCGGGCGCGCACTACCAGATGGGCGGCGTCCGCACGAATCAATGGGCCGAGACCGAGATTCCCGGGCTCTACGCCGCCGGCGAGTGCGCCTGCGTCAGCGTCCACGGGGCCAACCGGCTGGGCGGGAATTCCCTCCTGGAGACGATCGTGTTCGGCCGTCGCGCCGGCGCCAAGGCGGCGGAGTACGTTCGGCAGGTCAAGCCCCGCGCGCTGTCGGACGCGACGCTCAGGACCGAAGAGGCCCGCATTCGCCGCCTGTTGTTGCAACACGGCGCGGAGCGCGCCTGGCAGGTCCGCGAGGAGCTGGGCAGGGTGATGAGCCAGAACCTCGGCATTTTCAGGACGCAGAAATCCATGCGGGAAGCCTGGGACAAGGTCCGCGAGTTGAAGGTCCGAGCATCCCGGGTGTACGTTCAAGATAAGGGCCGGATTTTCAACACCGATCTGATCCAGGCGCTCGAGCTGGAGTCGCTGGTGGAAATTGCCGAGACCATCGTGGCCGGGGCGCTGGCCCGCGAAGAAAGCCGCGGGGCCCATTATCGTTCGGATTTTCCCAAGCGGGACGACGTCAACTGGTTGAAACACACGCTGGCGTACCGGACCCCCGACGGGCCGTCGCTGAAATACGCGCCGGTGACGATCACCCGCTTTCCGCCGAAGCCGGCGTGA
- the gcvP gene encoding aminomethyl-transferring glycine dehydrogenase codes for MTHPDFLKPTDTFVHRHLGPTEADIQEMLATLGLQSLDALIDQTVPDDIRLRRPLALPGHRGEQDVLNELRDIAAQNRVYRSLIGMGYYDCITPPVIQRNILENPGWYTQYTPYQAEIAQGRLEALVNFQTMVADLTGLPLANASLLDEATAAAEAMAMCLAISRAAGADKKEFFVSQDCHPQTIAVLQTRAEPLGITLRVGRTSRIDFSGKRLCGILLQVPATDGYVGDYSDLVAQAHAAGALVVVATDLLALTLLRPPGEFGADIAVGSSQRFGVPLGFGGPHAAFLATKEDYKRQLPGRLVGVSRDAHGKTAYRLALQTREQHIRREKATSNICTAQVLLAVMAGMYAVYHGPDGLRRIAERVHGLAVVLAEGLRRLGFDVGTEPFFDTIRVRLNREQAGHVLARANAAGFNLRRYDDDSVGVALDEVSTPQEIRTLIGLFLGHEDVIFTVEELARSVDVRFPKMLTRTTKYLTHAVFNRYHSEHEMLRYLHRLQARDLSLVHSMIPLGSCTMKLNATVEMLPVTWPEFARLHPFAPAEQSRGYQELFHQLETWLAEITGFAAVSLQPNAGSQGEYAGLMIIRAYHRSQGEGHRDVCLIPTSAHGTNPASAAMAGMTVVPVVCDRHGNVDLADLETKAAQHRERLAALMITYPSTHGVFEPEVRRMCRIVHTHGGQVYMDGANMNAQVGLCRPGDIGADVCHLNLHKTFCIPHGGGGPGMGPIGVARHLAPFLPGHPVTGLGGPAPIGPVSAAPYGSPSILTISWVYIALMGHDGLTKATQVAILNANYMAKRLEKHYPVLYTGRRGFVAHEFILDLRQFKESAGVDVMDVAKRLMDYGFHAPTVSFPVPGTLMIEPTESESKAELDRFCDALIAIRGEIQEIVEGRVPRDNNVLKRAPHTAPAVTASDWDRPYSREQAAFPAPWVRDHKFWPSVGRIDEAYGDRNLLCTCPPMEQN; via the coding sequence ATGACGCACCCGGACTTTCTTAAGCCGACCGACACCTTTGTCCACCGCCACCTCGGGCCGACGGAGGCCGACATCCAGGAGATGTTGGCGACGCTCGGGCTGCAGTCGCTCGATGCGCTGATCGACCAGACCGTGCCGGACGACATCCGATTGCGCCGGCCGCTGGCGTTGCCCGGGCACCGCGGCGAGCAGGACGTGCTGAACGAATTGCGCGACATCGCGGCGCAGAACCGGGTGTACCGCTCGCTGATCGGCATGGGCTATTACGACTGCATCACCCCTCCGGTCATCCAACGGAACATTTTGGAGAACCCGGGTTGGTACACCCAATACACGCCGTATCAGGCGGAGATCGCGCAAGGCCGATTGGAGGCGCTGGTGAACTTTCAGACGATGGTCGCCGACCTGACCGGGCTGCCGCTCGCCAACGCCTCCCTGCTGGATGAAGCGACGGCGGCGGCCGAAGCGATGGCCATGTGCCTGGCGATCTCGCGCGCCGCCGGCGCCGACAAAAAAGAATTCTTCGTGTCGCAGGACTGCCACCCGCAGACGATCGCCGTGCTGCAGACGCGCGCCGAACCGCTCGGCATCACCCTGCGCGTCGGCAGGACTTCGCGCATCGACTTCTCCGGGAAGCGACTCTGCGGCATCCTGCTGCAGGTCCCGGCCACGGACGGCTACGTCGGCGACTACAGCGACCTCGTCGCGCAGGCCCATGCCGCCGGCGCGTTGGTCGTCGTCGCGACGGACCTGCTGGCCCTCACACTCCTGCGTCCGCCGGGTGAATTCGGAGCCGATATCGCCGTCGGGTCCAGCCAGCGCTTCGGCGTGCCGCTGGGGTTCGGCGGGCCGCACGCGGCCTTCCTCGCCACTAAGGAAGACTATAAGCGGCAACTGCCGGGACGCCTGGTCGGTGTCTCGCGGGACGCCCATGGGAAGACCGCCTATCGGCTCGCGCTCCAGACACGCGAACAGCACATCCGCCGCGAGAAGGCCACCAGCAACATCTGCACGGCGCAAGTGCTGCTGGCCGTGATGGCCGGCATGTACGCCGTGTATCACGGGCCGGACGGGTTGCGGCGGATCGCCGAACGCGTGCACGGCCTGGCCGTGGTGTTGGCCGAGGGGCTCCGCCGGCTCGGCTTCGACGTCGGCACGGAGCCCTTCTTCGACACCATCCGGGTTCGACTCAACCGCGAGCAAGCGGGACACGTTCTGGCCCGCGCCAACGCCGCGGGGTTCAATCTGCGCCGCTATGACGACGATTCCGTCGGCGTGGCGCTGGATGAAGTGAGCACGCCGCAGGAGATCAGAACGCTGATCGGCCTCTTCCTCGGACACGAGGACGTGATCTTCACGGTCGAGGAACTGGCCCGGTCGGTGGATGTGCGCTTCCCGAAGATGTTGACACGGACCACCAAGTACCTGACTCACGCGGTGTTCAACCGCTACCACTCGGAACACGAGATGCTGCGCTATCTGCATCGTCTGCAGGCGCGGGACCTGTCCTTGGTCCACTCCATGATTCCGCTCGGGTCCTGCACCATGAAGCTCAACGCGACGGTCGAGATGCTGCCGGTCACCTGGCCGGAGTTCGCCCGCCTCCATCCGTTCGCGCCGGCGGAGCAGAGCCGGGGCTACCAGGAACTGTTCCACCAACTCGAAACCTGGCTGGCGGAGATCACGGGCTTTGCGGCCGTGTCGTTGCAGCCCAACGCCGGTTCGCAGGGCGAGTACGCGGGGCTGATGATCATCCGGGCTTATCACCGCTCGCAGGGAGAAGGGCATCGCGATGTCTGCCTCATTCCCACATCGGCGCACGGCACTAACCCGGCGAGCGCGGCCATGGCCGGGATGACGGTGGTCCCCGTCGTCTGCGACCGGCACGGCAATGTGGACCTGGCGGATCTGGAAACCAAGGCGGCGCAGCACCGGGAACGGCTGGCGGCCCTCATGATCACCTATCCGTCGACCCACGGGGTGTTCGAACCCGAGGTGCGCCGCATGTGCCGGATCGTCCACACGCACGGCGGGCAGGTCTATATGGACGGCGCGAACATGAACGCCCAGGTCGGCCTCTGCCGGCCGGGGGATATCGGGGCGGATGTCTGCCACCTGAACCTGCACAAGACGTTCTGCATCCCGCACGGCGGCGGGGGGCCGGGTATGGGGCCCATCGGCGTCGCGCGCCACCTCGCTCCGTTCCTGCCGGGGCATCCGGTGACCGGACTCGGCGGTCCGGCGCCGATCGGACCGGTTTCGGCGGCGCCCTACGGCAGCCCGAGCATCCTGACGATCTCCTGGGTGTACATCGCGCTCATGGGCCATGACGGGCTGACCAAGGCGACGCAGGTCGCTATCCTGAACGCCAACTACATGGCCAAACGCCTGGAGAAACATTACCCGGTGCTGTACACCGGACGGCGCGGCTTCGTGGCCCACGAGTTCATCCTGGATCTGCGGCAATTCAAGGAGAGCGCCGGCGTGGACGTGATGGACGTGGCCAAGCGTCTCATGGACTACGGATTCCACGCGCCGACCGTGTCCTTCCCCGTGCCCGGCACCCTCATGATCGAGCCGACCGAGAGCGAGTCCAAAGCTGAACTGGATCGGTTCTGCGATGCGCTGATCGCGATCCGCGGAGAAATTCAGGAGATCGTGGAAGGCCGGGTGCCCCGCGACAATAACGTGCTCAAGCGCGCGCCGCACACGGCCCCGGCCGTGACGGCGTCGGACTGGGACCGGCCGTACAGCCGCGAGCAAGCGGCGTTTCCGGCGCCCTGGGTGCGGGATCACAAGTTCTGGCCCAGCGTCGGCCGCATCGACGAAGCCTACGGCGACCGGAATCTGCTGTGTACGTGCCCTCCGATGGAGCAGAATTAG
- a CDS encoding formylglycine-generating enzyme family protein, whose product MLTGLLLAVAVTIQAGEFVGADGAPMVLIEEGPFIRGGAAGRGDPDEEPQRTVTLNAFYIDKYEVTNRRYQAFLKATGHRIPEHCCDPSYNVWKGPEIDPVLLDHPVVNVDWFDAQAYCKWAGKRLPTEAEWEKAARGPGGRIYPWGNEWDPKRANGASYWAGKDFASPDEAKAWWADAGAELLAEKGVAGMLTLPVTALESGATPDGVMHLAGNLWEWVADWYDPQYFAAAPERDPQGPETGEYKVLRGGSWLNHRHLLRTTARDGSRPTMRNHGTGFRCARSP is encoded by the coding sequence ATGCTGACCGGCTTGCTCCTGGCTGTGGCGGTCACCATCCAGGCCGGCGAATTCGTCGGCGCCGACGGCGCACCGATGGTGCTGATCGAGGAAGGGCCGTTTATCCGCGGCGGCGCGGCGGGCCGGGGCGATCCCGACGAGGAGCCGCAAAGGACTGTCACACTGAACGCCTTTTATATCGACAAGTATGAAGTCACCAACCGGCGCTACCAGGCCTTTCTGAAGGCCACCGGACACCGCATTCCCGAACATTGCTGCGATCCGTCCTACAATGTCTGGAAAGGTCCCGAGATCGATCCGGTCCTGCTGGACCATCCGGTGGTCAACGTGGACTGGTTCGACGCGCAGGCCTACTGCAAGTGGGCCGGGAAACGGTTGCCCACCGAGGCTGAGTGGGAAAAAGCGGCGCGGGGACCCGGCGGCCGCATCTACCCGTGGGGGAATGAGTGGGACCCCAAGCGGGCGAACGGCGCGTCGTATTGGGCGGGAAAAGACTTCGCCTCGCCGGACGAGGCTAAGGCCTGGTGGGCCGACGCCGGAGCGGAACTCCTTGCGGAGAAAGGCGTGGCCGGCATGCTGACCCTGCCGGTCACGGCCTTGGAGTCAGGCGCGACGCCGGACGGAGTGATGCACCTGGCGGGTAATCTCTGGGAATGGGTCGCCGATTGGTACGATCCACAGTATTTCGCTGCGGCTCCAGAACGCGATCCACAAGGGCCGGAGACCGGAGAATACAAGGTCCTCCGCGGCGGGTCGTGGCTGAACCATCGCCATCTGCTTCGCACGACCGCGCGCGACGGCTCGCGGCCGACCATGCGGAACCACGGCACGGGCTTTCGCTGCGCCCGAAGCCCGTGA